In Erigeron canadensis isolate Cc75 chromosome 1, C_canadensis_v1, whole genome shotgun sequence, a single window of DNA contains:
- the LOC122582430 gene encoding uncharacterized protein LOC122582430 → MKLKWKDKKRWFKRQSKSEMRSLLLLSTKRLLRRIVIRDTAKDVPTKNFLNCKAIDFDGKGGATAYLQWMEKMEAVIAMSHCTYDQRVTYVAGCFVPDALSWWNNEIRVRGGRDAALAMPWKEFKDLMQVGFCPVHELQKLHTEFLQLTMVGADHAGYTSKFYELSRLIPHLVDPEPKWIEKYIAGLEPHVRVQVVTAGPVTIRDVVSKVGCLTEELVRSGILSRGRSKRRESVETSKRREFRGDKRARVGRVYASTEMGQKGYPTPAAANPNQLQIAGPPPPRANQGQQARGRVFALNVVEAANDPNVVTGTFSLNDHDATVLFDSGADYSFVSTNFFCNLNVPTCYLHTYYEIEVASGQLARLDRVVPKCIFTLEGYSFYIDLIPFGMGSFDVIVGMDWLSRVDASILQGAKYFSKIDLHSGYHQLRVREEDIPKTTFRTRYGHFEFLVMPFGLTNAPAIFMDLMNRVCKPYLDQFIIVFNDDILIYSKTKKEHEVHFRQALELLRTEKMYGKFSNCEFWLEEVKFLGLVVNKDGIKVDPSKIEAVEHWRRLETPTEIRQFLELAGYY, encoded by the exons ATGAAGCTGAAGTGGAAAGACAAGAAGCGGTGGTTCAAGAGGCAAAGCAAGTCAGAGATGAGGTCGTTATTGTTGCTGAGCACGAAGCGATTGTTACGAAGAATAGTAATACGAGATACCGCCAAGGATGTACCTACAAAAAATTTCCTCAACTGCAAGGCTATTGATTTTGATGGGAAGGGTGGAGCAACTGCTTATCTCCAGTGGATGGAGAAGATGGAGGCCGTAATTGCTATGAGTCACTGCACTTATGATCAGAGAGTTACTTATGTTGCTGGATGTTTTGTGCCTGATGCTTTGTCATGGTGGAACAATGAGATCCGCGTCAGAGGAGGAAGAGATGCAGCCTTGGCTATGCCTTGGAAGGAGTTCAAGGATCTGATGCAAGTAGGGTTTTGCCCTGTCCACGAGTTACAGAAATTGCATACTGAGTTCCTACAGCTTACGATGGTTGGAGCAGATCATGCTGGCTACACTAGTAAATTCTATGAGTTATCTAGATTGATTCCCCACCTGGTAGATCCTGAGCCAAAATGGATTGAGAAGTATATTGCTGGGTTAGAACCACATGTTCGTGTGCAAGTGGTGACTGCTGGACCGGTCACTATTCGAGATGTTGTGAGCAAGGTAGGTTGTCTGACTGAAGAACTAGTAAGAAGTGGTATTCTAAGTAGGGGAAGAAGCAAGAGAAGGGAGTCGGTGGAGACGAGTAAGAGGAGGGAATTCAGGGGAGACAAAAGAGCAAGAGTGGGAAGAGTGTATGCATCAACTGAGATGGGCCAGAAGGGTTAT CCAACCCCAGCAGCAGCGAACCCTAACCAACTTCAGATTGCCGGTCCGCCTCCACCAAGAGCTAACCAAGGACAACAAGCCAGAGGTCGGGTCTTTGCCTTAAATGTTGTGGAAGCTGCTAATGATCCTAATGTTGTTACTGGTACATTTTCTCTAAACGATCATGAtgctactgtgttattcgattcTGGAGCCGACTATAGTTTCGTGTCTACTAACTTTTTCTGTAACTTAAATGTGCCAACATGTTACTTGCATACTTATTATGAgatagaggtagctagtggtcAACTGGCTAGACTAGATCGTGTAGTGCCTAAATGTATTTTTACTCTTGAGGGCTATTCGTTTTACATTGACTTGATTCCGTTTGGAATGGGTAGCTTTGATGTTATCGTtgggatggattggttgtccCGTGTTGATGCATCTATT TTGCAAGGCGCTAAGTACTTCTCGAAGATTGATCTTCATTCGGGTTACCATCAGCTGAGAGTACGTGAAGAGGACATTCCAAAGACAACTTTTAGAACGAGATATGGGCACTTCGAGTTTTTAGTGATGCCCTTTGGATTGACAAACGCGCCTGCtattttcatggatctcatgaaccgtgtatgtaaGCCTTATTTAGATCAGTTTATTATTGTATTCAACGATGACATCCTCATCTACTCAAAGACCAAGAAAGAGCACGAAGTACATTTTAGGCAAGCGTTAGAGCTTCTGAGAACTGAAAAGATGTATGGAAAGTTTTCAAattgtgaattttggttggaagaGGTGAAGTTTTTGGGTCTTGTAGTTAATaaggatggaataaaggttGATCCCAGCAAGATAGAAGCAGTGGAGCATTGGAGAAGGCTGGAGACACCAACAGAGATCAGACAGTTCCTTGAATTAGCTGGCTACTACTGA